From the Nonlabens marinus S1-08 genome, one window contains:
- the groL gene encoding chaperonin GroEL (60 kDa chaperone family; promotes refolding of misfolded polypeptides especially under stressful conditions; forms two stacked rings of heptamers to form a barrel-shaped 14mer; ends can be capped by GroES; misfolded proteins enter the barrel where they are refolded when GroES binds), which translates to MAKEIKFDIEARDGIKRGVDALANAVKVTLGPKGRNVIIGKSFGAPVVTKDGVSVAKEIELTDELENMGAQMVKEVASKTNDLAGDGTTTATVLAQAIVKEGLKNVAAGANPMDLKRGIDQAVEAIVKDLEKQAKKVGDSSEMIKQVASISANNDDMIGDLIAKAFGKVGKEGVITVEEAKGTETYVDVVEGMQFDRGYLSPYFVTNSEKMTTELENPYILLFDKKISTMKDLMPVLEPVAQTGKPLLIIAEDVDGEALATLVVNKLRGALKIAAVKAPGFGDRRKAMLEDIAILTGGTVISEERGFTLENATIDMLGTAEKVDINKDNTTIVNGAGSNKDIKDRVGQIKSQIENTTSDYDKEKLQERLAKLAGGVAVLYVGAASEVEMKEKKDRVDDALHATRAAVEEGIVAGGGVALVRAKSVLEKLKAANFDQETGISIVARAIESPLRTIVENAGGEGSVVVSKILESKGNQGYDAKNDKYVDMLKEGIIDPKKVTRVALENAASVAGMILTTECALIEIKEDSAGGGMPGGMPGGMGGMM; encoded by the coding sequence ATGGCAAAAGAAATAAAATTTGACATTGAAGCGAGAGACGGCATTAAACGTGGCGTTGACGCACTAGCAAACGCAGTAAAAGTAACTTTAGGACCTAAAGGTCGTAACGTTATTATCGGTAAATCATTTGGCGCACCAGTGGTGACTAAAGATGGTGTAAGCGTTGCAAAAGAAATTGAACTGACTGACGAGCTAGAGAACATGGGCGCGCAGATGGTTAAAGAAGTAGCAAGTAAAACCAACGACCTTGCTGGTGATGGTACTACAACGGCTACCGTTCTTGCCCAGGCAATCGTAAAAGAAGGTTTGAAAAACGTTGCTGCGGGTGCTAACCCAATGGATCTTAAAAGAGGAATCGACCAGGCGGTTGAGGCTATCGTTAAGGACCTAGAGAAACAAGCTAAAAAAGTAGGTGACTCAAGTGAGATGATCAAGCAAGTAGCAAGCATCTCTGCAAACAATGACGACATGATAGGCGACTTGATCGCTAAGGCATTCGGTAAAGTGGGCAAAGAAGGAGTTATCACTGTAGAAGAAGCTAAAGGAACAGAAACATATGTGGATGTTGTAGAAGGAATGCAGTTTGACCGCGGTTACCTTTCTCCATACTTCGTGACTAACAGCGAGAAAATGACAACTGAGTTAGAGAACCCTTACATCTTGTTGTTCGACAAGAAGATCTCTACCATGAAAGACTTGATGCCTGTATTAGAGCCAGTTGCTCAAACAGGTAAGCCACTATTAATCATTGCTGAAGATGTAGATGGAGAAGCTCTTGCTACTCTTGTAGTGAATAAATTACGTGGTGCACTTAAAATTGCTGCAGTAAAAGCTCCAGGATTTGGTGACCGTAGAAAAGCAATGTTGGAAGACATCGCTATTCTTACAGGTGGTACTGTAATCTCTGAAGAAAGAGGTTTTACTCTTGAGAATGCGACTATCGACATGTTAGGTACTGCTGAGAAAGTAGACATCAACAAAGATAATACAACGATCGTTAACGGTGCTGGTTCTAACAAGGACATAAAGGATCGCGTAGGTCAGATCAAATCTCAAATTGAGAACACTACATCTGACTACGATAAAGAAAAGCTTCAGGAACGCTTGGCTAAATTAGCTGGTGGTGTTGCTGTACTATATGTAGGTGCTGCAAGTGAAGTTGAGATGAAAGAGAAGAAAGACCGTGTAGATGATGCACTTCATGCGACTCGTGCAGCCGTAGAAGAAGGTATTGTTGCTGGTGGTGGTGTAGCTCTAGTGCGAGCGAAGTCTGTTCTAGAGAAACTGAAAGCTGCTAATTTCGATCAAGAGACTGGAATTTCCATTGTAGCAAGAGCGATTGAAAGCCCTTTGCGCACCATTGTTGAAAATGCTGGTGGTGAAGGAAGCGTGGTAGTTTCTAAGATTTTAGAATCTAAAGGAAATCAAGGTTATGATGCGAAAAACGATAAGTACGTCGACATGTTGAAAGAAGGTATCATAGATCCTAAGAAAGTGACACGTGTGGCATTAGAGAATGCAGCATCAGTCGCTGGAATGATCCTTACTACGGAGTGTGCTTTAATTGAAATCAAAGAAGATAGCGCAGGCGGCGGTATGCCAGGAGGTATGCCAGGCGGCATGGGCGGGATGATGTAA
- a CDS encoding co-chaperone GroES, with the protein MALNIQPLSDRVLIEPTAAEQKTASGLYIPDTAKEKPQQGTVVAVGKGKKDHDMTVKVGDTVLYGKYSGTELKVEGNDYLMMREDDILAIV; encoded by the coding sequence ATGGCATTAAATATTCAACCATTATCAGATAGAGTTCTTATTGAACCTACTGCTGCAGAGCAAAAAACGGCTTCTGGACTTTATATTCCAGATACCGCTAAAGAAAAACCTCAACAAGGTACCGTAGTTGCGGTAGGAAAAGGAAAAAAAGACCACGACATGACTGTAAAGGTGGGTGACACTGTTCTTTATGGTAAATATAGCGGTACAGAGCTTAAGGTAGAAGGCAACGATTACCTTATGATGAGAGAAGACGATATTCTTGCAATAGTATAG
- the lptE gene encoding LPS assembly lipoprotein LptE — MISKIFKSVAVFIAAISLTSCGFYSLSGVSIPDNVKTFQVDYFGYTATQVEVGIERDFTIVLQDLIQDQTSLSLVTQNGDYLYQGEITRFYISPITATADNRASQNRLTIDINVRFTNNKDEEKSFEKPYSFYYDYPANTQLQNAVLDTALEVIFDQITQEIYNDTLTNW; from the coding sequence ATGATCTCTAAAATATTCAAATCAGTAGCTGTTTTCATAGCCGCCATAAGTTTGACTTCTTGCGGGTTTTACAGCTTGAGCGGAGTTTCTATTCCTGATAATGTAAAAACATTCCAGGTTGATTATTTTGGGTACACCGCCACTCAAGTAGAAGTGGGTATTGAGCGCGATTTCACCATTGTTCTTCAGGATTTGATTCAAGATCAAACCAGTTTGAGTCTGGTTACACAGAATGGAGATTACCTTTATCAGGGTGAAATTACAAGGTTTTACATCTCACCTATTACAGCCACGGCAGACAACAGAGCCTCTCAAAACCGATTAACAATCGACATCAACGTTCGTTTTACAAACAATAAAGACGAGGAGAAAAGTTTTGAAAAACCCTATAGTTTTTACTACGATTACCCAGCAAATACGCAATTGCAAAACGCAGTTTTAGACACTGCTTTAGAAGTTATTTTTGATCAAATTACTCAAGAAATCTATAATGACACACTAACCAACTGGTAG
- the secG gene encoding preprotein translocase subunit SecG, with the protein MTTFYIFIGLIIFVAFLLVVVIMVQNPKGGGLSSSFGGGGTQQLGGVKKTGDFLDKSTWVLSTLLLVLILGASSFLIRENRSGAIQVADPVEVETPVAPEVDNNVIPDSE; encoded by the coding sequence ATGACTACATTTTATATATTTATCGGGCTTATCATTTTTGTTGCCTTTCTACTAGTAGTAGTAATTATGGTGCAAAACCCTAAAGGTGGCGGTTTGTCCTCTAGTTTTGGTGGCGGTGGAACACAGCAATTGGGTGGTGTTAAGAAAACAGGAGATTTTCTTGACAAAAGTACTTGGGTACTTTCTACCTTATTATTAGTACTTATTCTAGGTGCAAGTTCATTCTTGATAAGAGAAAACAGAAGCGGCGCAATTCAAGTAGCAGATCCCGTTGAAGTAGAAACACCTGTAGCTCCAGAAGTTGACAATAATGTCATTCCAGACAGCGAGTAA